The proteins below are encoded in one region of Alistipes indistinctus YIT 12060:
- a CDS encoding ABC transporter permease — protein MQLILRNFITILKRFKTASILNVLGLSTAFAAFLILLMQVRYEQSFDKFHSKAERIYRLEAQDEEAGRTLYACILSRPQIEEFAASSPHIAAGALTEDQDEVYLTVKQGDHPTGMREQMVLCTPELAQIFDFAMLEGDTTALRTPDQVLIPQSMARRMFGHRPAYGAQITYGSERLTVGGVYRDFPRNTQIHNALYRNMGKRFANQRGMWAFKGYILLDRAANKQQVVDNYMKNYVAPHPDQRQKDYRLTLLSDVYYTNDSEDMTPQTHGDKAQTRLLLIVAFLVIAIAAINFINFTTALAPMRIKSINTQKVLGCSTGILRAGLIFEAVGLSLIAYLVALVIVHVLSLTSYADLISADMALTANLPLAAYVAAGALLAGLIAGLYPAWYITSFPPALVLKGSFGLSPKGKRLRTVLISIQFIVSIVLIISLLFVKIQTRYMQTTPLGFDKDNIAITEISPDIYRNHREALTDRLESFPGITHVSYANKKLCNSDDYGVQGIMDQGINIHFGIMAVSHNFLTTMSIPIIDGRNFTDVDARKQDAATLICNQKMVLGNPQLIPGKRLADGFVADIVGTSADMHFTSLRKPVDPFALMLVSTKSSQVLNFCYVKIKAGTDLKAAVGHINQSIHAIDPAYPVNVEFFDNVLNALYQGEIKLNRQITLFSLLAILISMIGVFGLVIFDTQYRRKEIGIRKVFGATVGEILTMFNRTYLYIVAVCFVIAVPVAWYEIKLWLQNFAYQPPIRIWVFAVALLVVLAVTILTVTLQSYKAATENPAQSIKTD, from the coding sequence ATGCAACTGATTCTGCGAAACTTTATAACCATCCTCAAACGCTTCAAAACGGCAAGCATCCTCAACGTCCTGGGGCTGTCAACGGCTTTCGCGGCTTTCCTCATTCTCCTGATGCAGGTTCGCTATGAACAGAGTTTCGATAAGTTCCACTCGAAAGCGGAACGTATTTACCGCCTGGAAGCGCAGGACGAAGAGGCGGGACGTACCTTATATGCCTGTATCCTGTCGCGCCCGCAAATCGAAGAGTTCGCCGCCTCTTCGCCGCACATCGCAGCCGGAGCGCTGACCGAAGACCAGGATGAGGTTTACCTGACCGTGAAACAGGGTGACCACCCGACGGGAATGCGCGAGCAGATGGTACTCTGCACCCCGGAGCTGGCGCAAATTTTCGATTTTGCCATGCTCGAAGGAGATACCACCGCCCTGCGCACTCCGGATCAGGTCCTCATTCCCCAAAGCATGGCCCGCAGGATGTTCGGCCACCGACCGGCCTATGGAGCGCAAATTACTTACGGATCGGAGCGCCTGACCGTCGGGGGCGTCTACCGGGATTTCCCGCGCAACACCCAAATCCACAATGCGCTGTACCGCAACATGGGCAAGCGGTTCGCCAACCAGCGGGGCATGTGGGCATTCAAGGGATACATCCTGCTCGACAGGGCCGCAAACAAGCAGCAAGTTGTGGACAACTACATGAAGAACTATGTGGCACCCCATCCCGACCAACGGCAAAAAGACTACCGGTTAACGCTGCTCTCCGACGTTTATTACACGAACGACTCCGAAGACATGACCCCGCAAACGCATGGGGACAAAGCGCAGACACGCCTGCTGCTGATCGTGGCGTTCCTGGTAATCGCCATCGCAGCGATCAACTTCATCAACTTCACCACGGCACTCGCTCCGATGCGCATCAAGAGCATCAACACACAAAAGGTGTTGGGCTGTTCCACGGGAATCCTGCGTGCCGGACTTATTTTCGAAGCCGTCGGGCTGAGCCTGATCGCTTATCTGGTCGCACTGGTTATCGTCCATGTGCTGTCATTGACCTCTTATGCCGACCTGATCTCGGCGGACATGGCCCTCACGGCCAACCTGCCGCTGGCAGCTTATGTCGCCGCAGGCGCATTGCTGGCGGGCCTGATCGCCGGACTCTATCCGGCCTGGTACATTACTTCCTTTCCGCCGGCCCTGGTACTGAAAGGTTCTTTCGGGCTTTCGCCAAAAGGGAAACGATTGCGAACCGTTTTGATTTCCATCCAGTTCATCGTATCGATCGTCCTGATTATCTCACTGCTGTTCGTCAAGATACAAACCCGTTACATGCAAACCACCCCGCTGGGATTCGACAAAGACAACATCGCCATCACGGAAATCAGCCCCGATATTTACCGCAACCACCGCGAGGCACTGACCGACAGGCTCGAATCGTTCCCGGGCATTACACATGTCAGTTACGCAAACAAAAAGTTGTGCAATTCGGACGATTACGGTGTTCAAGGCATTATGGATCAAGGGATAAACATCCATTTCGGCATTATGGCCGTCTCCCATAACTTCCTGACGACGATGAGCATCCCGATCATCGACGGCCGGAATTTCACCGATGTCGACGCCCGCAAGCAGGATGCGGCCACCCTGATCTGCAATCAAAAAATGGTCCTGGGGAATCCCCAACTTATCCCCGGGAAGCGCCTTGCAGACGGATTTGTCGCGGACATCGTAGGAACCTCTGCCGACATGCATTTCACCTCGCTGAGGAAACCGGTCGATCCGTTTGCCCTGATGCTGGTCTCAACAAAAAGTTCCCAGGTATTGAATTTCTGTTATGTGAAAATCAAAGCCGGCACCGACCTTAAGGCTGCGGTCGGACACATCAACCAGTCGATCCACGCCATCGACCCGGCCTACCCGGTGAACGTGGAGTTCTTCGACAATGTGTTGAATGCACTGTACCAGGGTGAAATCAAACTGAACCGACAAATTACCCTATTCAGCCTGCTGGCGATTCTCATTTCGATGATTGGCGTTTTCGGGCTCGTCATCTTCGACACGCAATACCGCCGCAAGGAGATCGGGATCCGCAAGGTATTCGGCGCGACAGTCGGAGAAATCCTCACGATGTTCAACAGGACTTATCTCTACATTGTTGCCGTCTGCTTCGTAATCGCCGTACCGGTAGCGTGGTACGAAATAAAACTCTGGCTGCAAAATTTCGCCTACCAACCCCCCATCCGCATCTGGGTTTTTGCCGTAGCGCTGCTGGTCGTACTGGCTGTCACTATCCTCACCGTCACGCTGCAAAGCTATAAAGCTGCGACCGAAAACCCCGCTCAATCCATCAAAACAGACTAA